A genomic stretch from Rhabdothermincola salaria includes:
- the zwf gene encoding glucose-6-phosphate dehydrogenase, with the protein MPLSVDRPRSDLLVMFGASGDLAKKKLFPAIYRLERRGLLGIPVIGVALDDWTDDDLRNHARASIAEQGEEWDDDAFERLAANLRYVSGDYTDPATFEKLRAAAGPAEHPIFHFAIPPSMFATVADGIAGVGLADGARLVIEKPFGRDHDSAVELNDTLHQHFPESAIFRIDHFVGKEALRSLLVTRFANAIVEPLWNRNVVSAVKITMAEAFGVEDRGAFYDSVGAMRDVMQNHLLQMVALLAMEQPVKEDARSLRDEKAKVLEACRPVDPTHFVRGQYDGYLEVPGVRPGSDTETYAAFRLDIDCPRWSGVPFFLRAGKALERTVTEMTIEFKAPPRPMWIPEHSHLPHNSIRIEVKPENFAALTWLRKEPGDEMMPTAVTLAPAPDERADIGPEPYELLIEEAMTGDPTLFAREDSVLESWRVVDRILDEYPEVQRYSQGSWGPRRAADLVRHHGGWPEEPPGEHQ; encoded by the coding sequence ATGCCCCTTTCCGTGGATCGGCCGCGATCGGACCTCTTGGTCATGTTCGGTGCCTCCGGTGACCTGGCCAAGAAGAAGCTGTTTCCTGCCATCTACCGGCTGGAGCGGCGGGGGTTGTTGGGGATCCCGGTCATCGGGGTGGCGCTCGACGACTGGACCGACGACGACCTGCGCAATCACGCTCGCGCCTCGATCGCCGAGCAAGGCGAGGAGTGGGACGACGACGCCTTCGAGCGCCTGGCGGCGAACCTGCGGTACGTGTCGGGCGACTACACCGACCCGGCCACGTTCGAGAAGCTCCGGGCCGCCGCCGGGCCCGCCGAGCACCCCATCTTCCACTTCGCCATCCCCCCGTCGATGTTCGCCACGGTGGCCGACGGCATCGCCGGGGTCGGCCTGGCCGACGGCGCCCGGCTCGTCATCGAGAAGCCGTTCGGACGGGACCACGACTCCGCCGTCGAGCTCAACGACACGTTGCACCAGCACTTCCCCGAGTCGGCCATCTTCCGCATCGACCACTTCGTGGGCAAGGAGGCGCTGCGGAGCCTGCTGGTCACCCGCTTCGCCAACGCGATCGTCGAGCCGCTCTGGAACCGCAACGTGGTCTCCGCGGTGAAGATCACCATGGCCGAGGCCTTCGGGGTCGAAGACCGTGGCGCCTTCTACGACTCGGTCGGTGCCATGCGGGACGTGATGCAGAACCACCTGCTGCAGATGGTGGCGCTGCTGGCCATGGAGCAGCCGGTGAAGGAGGACGCCCGCTCCCTGCGCGACGAGAAGGCCAAGGTGCTCGAAGCCTGCCGGCCCGTCGATCCGACCCACTTCGTGCGAGGCCAGTACGACGGCTACCTCGAGGTCCCCGGTGTCCGTCCCGGCTCGGACACCGAGACCTACGCCGCCTTCCGCCTCGACATCGACTGCCCCCGCTGGAGCGGCGTGCCCTTCTTCCTGCGGGCGGGCAAGGCGCTCGAGCGCACCGTCACCGAGATGACCATCGAGTTCAAGGCTCCGCCCCGACCGATGTGGATCCCCGAGCACTCGCACCTGCCCCACAACTCGATCCGCATCGAGGTCAAGCCCGAGAACTTCGCCGCTCTCACCTGGCTGCGCAAGGAGCCCGGCGACGAGATGATGCCCACCGCCGTCACGTTGGCGCCGGCCCCCGACGAGCGCGCCGACATCGGCCCGGAGCCCTACGAGCTCCTCATCGAGGAGGCCATGACCGGCGATCCCACCCTCTTCGCCCGCGAGGACTCGGTGCTCGAGTCGTGGCGCGTCGTCGACCGGATCCTGGACGAGTACCCCGAGGTCCAGCGCTACAGCCAGGGGTCGTGGGGGCCCCGTCGGGCCGCCGACCTCGTGCGCCACCACGGGGGCTGGCCAGAGGAGCCCCCCGGGGAGCACCAGTGA
- a CDS encoding cation-translocating P-type ATPase — protein sequence MSVAEATPPDWHVLAAAEAAERLEVDPTVGLSSAEVVERTARYGPNRLAETPPRPRWKLFLDQFRSGIVVLLAGAAVLAAVFGDLKDPIVIAVVLLINAVLGYTQEAKASNALAALEEMLISRVRVRRDGEVREVVTDDLVPGDVVLLEAGDRVPADGRILMAANLSVDESALTGESVAVEKDGSVAPGPEVPLGDRVGSLYMNTTVTRGRSEMVVTATAMDTEMGKVADLLNAAEVGDTPLQRQLDGLTKRLAAIALVAVGLVFALQMIQGETFGDAALGAVALAVAAIPEGLPAVVTVTLAVGISQMAKRNAIVKRLHSVETLGSTTTICSDKTGTLTLNQMTAREVVRGGRSWAATGEGYRLEGGFEDPDGSTADPAELTETLVPAALCADAVVRTDGDGEPEVVGDPTEVALVVVAAKAGIDVDALREARPRLGEVPFDSATKFMATFHRAEDDDDAVVVYVKGAPDVVLERSTAFLDGDGSVRELDDESRSARHADNGRIASEGRRVLAVASRRLAASEVLGPDGQVADPDRWIDELVLHALVGIVDPPRSEARDAIRLCHRAGIDVKMITGDHASTAGAIAADLGIEGRVVTGDDLTAMSDDELAQAIEGIGVCARVSPEHKVRVVKALQARGHVVAMTGDGVNDAAALRTADIGVAMGITGTEVTKEAGDMVLTDDNFATIVGAVERGRTIYDNIVKFVRFQLSTNLGAIGTILTASLIGLPVPFTPIQVLWVNIIADGPPAMSLGVDPPAPGVMDRHPRRSDAPILSLSRVVRLLFFAAVMTVGTLGLFVWAREAYGEAVALTMTFNTFVLFQMVNAFNARTEHRSALTRYAFSNPKLWAAIGGVVALQVMATEWDPVQRLFDTETLSVAQWGLCIVVALTVLVAEELRKLVARWIGR from the coding sequence GTGTCCGTCGCCGAGGCCACCCCGCCGGACTGGCACGTGCTGGCCGCCGCAGAGGCGGCGGAGCGGCTGGAGGTGGACCCCACCGTCGGTCTCTCCTCGGCCGAGGTCGTCGAGCGCACCGCCCGCTACGGACCGAACCGCCTGGCCGAGACGCCCCCGCGGCCGCGCTGGAAGCTCTTCCTGGATCAGTTCCGCAGCGGCATCGTGGTCCTGCTGGCCGGTGCCGCGGTGCTGGCCGCCGTGTTCGGGGACCTGAAGGACCCCATCGTCATCGCCGTGGTGCTGTTGATCAACGCCGTCCTCGGCTACACGCAGGAGGCCAAGGCCAGCAACGCCCTCGCCGCCCTCGAGGAGATGCTGATCTCGCGGGTGCGGGTCCGTCGGGACGGGGAGGTGCGCGAGGTCGTCACCGACGACCTCGTCCCGGGCGACGTCGTGCTCCTCGAGGCCGGCGACCGGGTGCCCGCCGACGGCCGCATCCTCATGGCCGCCAACCTGTCCGTCGACGAGTCGGCCCTCACCGGCGAATCGGTGGCGGTGGAGAAGGACGGGTCGGTGGCCCCGGGCCCCGAGGTCCCCCTGGGCGACCGCGTCGGGTCGCTGTACATGAACACCACGGTCACCCGGGGCCGGTCCGAGATGGTCGTCACCGCCACTGCGATGGACACCGAGATGGGCAAGGTGGCCGACCTCCTCAACGCCGCCGAGGTGGGCGACACTCCGCTGCAGCGCCAGCTCGACGGCCTCACCAAGCGGCTGGCGGCCATCGCCCTGGTCGCCGTGGGGTTGGTGTTCGCCCTGCAGATGATCCAGGGAGAGACGTTCGGTGACGCGGCCCTGGGCGCGGTCGCCCTGGCCGTCGCGGCCATTCCCGAAGGGCTCCCCGCCGTGGTCACGGTCACCCTGGCGGTGGGCATCTCCCAGATGGCCAAGCGCAACGCCATCGTGAAGCGTCTGCACTCGGTGGAGACGTTGGGGTCCACCACCACGATCTGCTCGGACAAGACCGGCACCCTCACGCTCAACCAGATGACCGCCCGCGAGGTGGTTCGGGGTGGTCGTTCGTGGGCCGCCACCGGCGAGGGGTACCGCCTCGAGGGTGGGTTCGAGGACCCCGACGGGAGCACGGCCGACCCCGCCGAGCTGACCGAGACCCTCGTGCCCGCCGCCCTGTGCGCCGATGCCGTGGTGCGCACCGATGGCGACGGAGAGCCGGAGGTGGTGGGCGATCCCACCGAGGTGGCGCTCGTGGTCGTGGCCGCCAAGGCGGGGATCGACGTCGACGCCCTGCGTGAGGCCCGCCCCCGGCTGGGCGAGGTGCCGTTCGATTCGGCCACCAAGTTCATGGCCACCTTCCACCGGGCCGAGGACGACGACGACGCCGTCGTCGTCTACGTCAAGGGGGCCCCCGACGTGGTGCTCGAGCGCTCGACGGCGTTCCTCGACGGCGACGGATCGGTGCGCGAGCTCGACGACGAGTCCCGTTCGGCCCGCCACGCCGACAACGGCCGGATCGCGTCGGAGGGCCGACGGGTTCTGGCCGTCGCCTCGCGACGGCTCGCCGCATCGGAGGTGCTGGGGCCCGACGGGCAGGTGGCCGACCCCGACCGGTGGATCGACGAGTTGGTGTTGCACGCCCTCGTCGGCATCGTCGACCCGCCGCGGTCCGAGGCCCGCGACGCCATCCGGTTGTGCCACCGGGCCGGCATCGACGTGAAGATGATCACCGGCGACCACGCCAGCACCGCCGGGGCCATCGCCGCTGACCTCGGCATCGAGGGCCGGGTCGTGACCGGCGACGACCTCACCGCCATGAGCGACGACGAGCTGGCCCAGGCGATCGAGGGGATCGGGGTGTGCGCCCGGGTGTCGCCCGAGCACAAGGTCCGGGTGGTGAAGGCCCTCCAGGCGCGGGGGCACGTCGTGGCCATGACGGGCGACGGCGTGAACGACGCCGCCGCCCTGCGCACCGCCGACATCGGCGTGGCCATGGGCATCACCGGCACCGAGGTCACCAAGGAAGCCGGCGACATGGTGCTCACCGACGACAACTTCGCCACCATCGTCGGGGCGGTCGAGCGGGGCCGCACGATCTACGACAACATCGTGAAGTTCGTCCGCTTCCAGCTGTCGACGAACCTGGGCGCCATCGGCACCATCCTCACGGCCAGCCTCATCGGGTTGCCCGTGCCGTTCACGCCGATCCAGGTGCTCTGGGTGAACATCATCGCCGACGGCCCACCCGCCATGTCGCTCGGCGTCGATCCGCCCGCCCCCGGGGTCATGGACCGCCACCCGCGCCGGAGCGACGCGCCCATCCTCTCGCTCAGCCGGGTCGTCCGGTTGCTGTTCTTCGCCGCGGTGATGACCGTCGGCACGCTCGGCCTCTTCGTCTGGGCCCGCGAGGCCTACGGCGAGGCGGTCGCCCTCACCATGACGTTCAACACCTTCGTGCTCTTCCAGATGGTGAACGCCTTCAACGCCCGCACCGAGCACCGCAGCGCCCTGACCCGCTATGCCTTCAGCAACCCCAAGCTCTGGGCCGCCATCGGCGGCGTCGTCGCCCTCCAGGTGATGGCCACCGAATGGGATCCGGTCCAGCGGCTGTTCGACACCGAGACGTTGTCCGTCGCGCAGTGGGGCCTGTGCATCGTGGTGGCCCTGACCGTGCTGGTCGCCGAGGAGCTGCGCAAGCTCGTGGC
- a CDS encoding PIG-L deacetylase family protein: protein MSRLPAFLVEPGRTVDVLVPDGAGVDDALARTTVVAVGAHPDDVELLGLADIGACRDDPLRWFTGLTVADGAGAPGPQATDAADRDGLPARRRQEQRNAARIGRYGLQLQLGRPSAEILDPRSRLAVVGEVAELLRAARPTRVLTHSLLDRHPTHVAVALAVIDACRRLGHDERPAELLGVEVWRGHDWLPDAAKVRLDASGHGELGARLLAAHASQVAVKPYDVAAAARRRANATFDDPHRADAAGEVVLAADLTPLLDEEGPDPVTYVDDLVDRLRDEVVGLVRSLRGGD, encoded by the coding sequence GTGAGTCGCCTGCCCGCCTTCCTCGTCGAGCCCGGTCGCACGGTCGACGTGCTCGTGCCCGACGGCGCCGGCGTCGACGACGCGCTGGCGCGCACCACGGTGGTGGCCGTCGGGGCCCACCCCGACGACGTCGAGCTGCTCGGCCTGGCCGACATCGGTGCGTGCCGCGACGATCCCCTCCGCTGGTTCACGGGCCTGACCGTCGCCGACGGTGCGGGTGCCCCCGGTCCGCAGGCCACCGACGCGGCCGATCGCGACGGGCTGCCGGCGCGTCGTCGCCAGGAGCAGCGCAACGCCGCCCGCATCGGCCGCTACGGGCTGCAGCTCCAGCTCGGCCGGCCCAGTGCCGAGATCCTCGACCCACGAAGCCGCCTCGCCGTGGTGGGCGAGGTCGCCGAGCTCCTCCGCGCCGCTCGACCGACCCGGGTCCTCACCCACTCGCTCCTCGATCGCCACCCCACCCACGTGGCTGTCGCCCTCGCCGTGATCGACGCCTGCCGGCGACTGGGCCACGACGAGCGCCCCGCGGAGCTGTTGGGGGTGGAGGTCTGGCGGGGGCACGACTGGTTACCTGATGCGGCCAAGGTCCGCCTCGACGCCTCCGGCCACGGCGAGCTCGGGGCCCGCCTCCTGGCCGCTCACGCCAGCCAGGTGGCGGTCAAGCCCTACGACGTCGCCGCCGCCGCCCGACGGCGGGCCAACGCCACGTTCGACGATCCCCACCGGGCCGACGCGGCCGGCGAGGTGGTCCTCGCCGCCGACCTCACGCCTCTCCTCGACGAGGAGGGCCCGGACCCGGTCACCTACGTCGACGACCTCGTCGATCGCCTCCGCGACGAGGTCGTCGGCCTGGTGCGCTCGCTGCGAGGCGGCGACTGA
- a CDS encoding AMP-dependent synthetase/ligase encodes MAVTEVTESDLDALADGRTIPGEFAALSARIPDQVALRWRGDDETWHHWTYAEYRDRVARLATGLRDLGVRSGDRVVLMLRNVPEFHVVDLAVASLGATPVSIYNSSSPEQIAYLAGHCEAVVAVVEDRGFLDRFLAVRDELPRLRHLVVAQPDGELPDDGVALADLLQSEPLDLEPASAEVDPASLATIIYTSGTTGPPKGVTITHRNAVWTLESLKPLLPWDDHVGKRVVSYLPMAHIAERVTSHYAGLMLGYEVTTCPDPSLLSTYLKEVRPHFLFGVPRVFEKIHAGVNAALGLDPEKKQQFDDAIAAATPIARAIDWGEATEEQLATWAFLDEVAFRPVRELVGLDQVLGAVSGAAPIPAEVLTWFRAIGVPMSEIYGMSESTGPMTWTPTRVKAGTVGPAIPGTEVALADDGEVVFRGGNVFGGYLDAPEKTAEALDDDGWLHSGDIGVIDEHGYLRIVDRKKELIITAGGKNVSPANLEASLKLVPLIGQACAIGDKRPFVSALVTLDPEVAPVWAKGQGIEFDDLDDLAAHPEVVAAVDQGVREVMAEFNNAEAVKKVAILGEEWLPDTDVLTPTSKLKRRGVHARYADRIEALYA; translated from the coding sequence ATGGCCGTCACCGAGGTGACCGAATCCGACCTGGACGCGCTGGCCGACGGCCGCACCATCCCCGGGGAGTTCGCCGCGCTCAGCGCCCGCATCCCCGACCAGGTGGCCCTCCGCTGGCGCGGCGACGACGAGACCTGGCACCACTGGACCTACGCCGAGTACCGCGACCGCGTGGCCCGGTTGGCCACCGGCCTGCGCGACCTCGGCGTGCGGTCGGGCGATCGGGTGGTGCTCATGTTGCGCAACGTCCCCGAGTTCCACGTCGTCGACCTGGCCGTCGCCTCGCTCGGCGCCACCCCCGTGTCGATCTACAACTCGTCGTCGCCGGAGCAGATCGCCTACCTCGCCGGCCACTGCGAGGCGGTCGTGGCCGTGGTGGAGGACCGCGGTTTCCTCGACCGCTTCCTGGCGGTGCGCGACGAGCTGCCCCGCCTCCGCCACCTCGTGGTGGCCCAGCCCGACGGCGAGCTGCCCGACGACGGTGTCGCGCTGGCCGACCTCCTGCAGAGCGAGCCGCTCGACCTCGAGCCCGCCTCCGCCGAGGTCGACCCTGCCAGCCTGGCCACCATCATCTACACCTCGGGCACCACCGGGCCGCCCAAGGGCGTCACCATCACCCATCGCAACGCGGTGTGGACCCTCGAGAGCCTCAAGCCGCTCCTGCCGTGGGACGACCACGTCGGCAAGCGGGTCGTGTCGTACCTGCCCATGGCCCACATCGCCGAGCGGGTCACCTCCCACTACGCCGGGCTCATGCTCGGCTACGAGGTCACCACCTGCCCCGACCCCTCCCTGTTGTCGACCTACCTCAAGGAGGTGCGTCCCCACTTCCTGTTCGGTGTGCCGCGGGTCTTCGAGAAGATCCACGCCGGCGTGAACGCCGCCCTCGGCCTCGACCCGGAGAAGAAGCAGCAGTTCGACGACGCGATCGCCGCGGCCACGCCCATCGCCCGGGCCATCGACTGGGGGGAGGCCACCGAGGAGCAGCTGGCGACGTGGGCCTTCCTCGACGAGGTCGCCTTCCGACCCGTCCGTGAGCTGGTCGGGCTCGACCAGGTCCTGGGGGCCGTGAGCGGAGCGGCGCCGATCCCTGCCGAGGTGCTCACCTGGTTCCGCGCCATCGGTGTGCCCATGTCGGAGATCTACGGCATGTCGGAGTCCACCGGTCCGATGACCTGGACCCCCACGCGGGTCAAGGCGGGCACGGTCGGACCGGCGATCCCCGGGACCGAGGTGGCCCTGGCCGACGACGGCGAGGTGGTCTTCCGGGGCGGCAACGTCTTCGGCGGGTACCTCGACGCGCCGGAGAAGACGGCCGAGGCGCTCGACGACGACGGCTGGCTCCACTCCGGCGACATCGGCGTGATCGACGAGCACGGCTACCTGCGCATCGTCGACCGCAAGAAGGAGCTCATCATCACCGCCGGTGGCAAGAACGTGAGCCCGGCCAATCTCGAGGCCTCCCTCAAGCTCGTGCCGCTCATCGGGCAGGCCTGCGCCATCGGCGACAAGCGTCCCTTCGTGTCCGCCCTCGTCACCCTCGATCCCGAGGTGGCGCCCGTGTGGGCCAAGGGGCAGGGCATCGAGTTCGACGACCTCGACGACCTGGCCGCCCACCCCGAGGTGGTCGCCGCGGTCGACCAGGGCGTGCGGGAGGTGATGGCCGAGTTCAACAACGCCGAGGCCGTCAAGAAGGTGGCCATCCTCGGCGAGGAGTGGCTGCCGGACACCGACGTGCTCACCCCCACCTCCAAGCTCAAGCGGCGCGGGGTGCACGCCCGCTACGCCGATCGGATCGAGGCGCTCTACGCCTGA
- a CDS encoding histidine phosphatase family protein, whose protein sequence is MSDGSAGPPDVYLVRHGATEWSRDGRHTGRTDIPLLPEGEEQARATGALLAGRTFSTVLTSPLQRARRTAELAGHAAAEVDDDLVEWDYGDYEGVTSREIQRTVPDWTVWSGPIPGGETLAEVATRCDRVIERLRAVDGDSLVVAHGHLLRVFTARWCRLDPVEGRRFVLGTATLSRLGWEHDMPCVHLWNARG, encoded by the coding sequence GTGAGCGACGGTTCGGCCGGACCGCCCGACGTCTACCTCGTCCGCCACGGTGCCACCGAGTGGAGTCGCGACGGACGTCACACCGGCCGCACCGACATCCCCCTGCTGCCCGAGGGCGAGGAGCAGGCCCGGGCGACCGGCGCCCTGCTCGCCGGTCGCACCTTCTCGACCGTGCTCACCAGCCCGCTGCAACGGGCCCGTCGCACCGCCGAGTTGGCCGGCCACGCCGCCGCTGAGGTCGACGACGACCTCGTCGAGTGGGACTACGGCGACTACGAGGGGGTCACCAGCCGGGAGATCCAGCGCACGGTGCCCGACTGGACGGTCTGGTCGGGTCCCATCCCCGGGGGAGAGACCCTCGCGGAGGTGGCGACCCGCTGCGATCGGGTGATCGAACGCCTCCGGGCCGTCGACGGCGACAGCCTCGTCGTCGCCCACGGCCACCTCCTGCGCGTGTTCACCGCCCGATGGTGCCGCCTCGACCCGGTCGAGGGGCGGCGGTTCGTGCTGGGCACCGCCACCCTGTCGCGCCTGGGCTGGGAGCACGACATGCCCTGCGTCCACCTCTGGAACGCCAGGGGCTGA
- a CDS encoding thiolase family protein, translating to MTTAVIVDAIRTPGGKRNGSLSGWHPADLAAETLRALVDRNDLDPALVEDVIMGCVMQAGAQALNIGRNAVLAAGFPESVPATSIDRQCGSSQQAAHFAAQAVMAGVHDVVIAAGVEVMSLVPMGASVSKNVGFPFGPRMEARYAEAGGLVPQGISAEIIADRWDLSREDLDAYGARSQQRAATARDEGRFEREILAVAAKPRDKETGELIRSDATLTADEGIRDTTTADTLANLKPAFKPDGKITAGNSSQITDGASALLVMSEEKAAQLGLTPRARFHSFALAGVDPVTMLTGPIPATQKILDKSGLSMDDIDLVEINEAFASVVLAWEKELHPDMDKVNVNGGAIALGHPLGASGTKLMATLLNELERTGGRYGLQTMCEGGGLANATIIERLG from the coding sequence ATGACCACCGCGGTGATCGTCGATGCCATCCGCACCCCCGGCGGCAAGCGCAACGGCTCCCTGTCGGGCTGGCATCCCGCCGACCTGGCCGCGGAGACGCTCCGGGCCCTCGTGGACCGCAACGACCTCGACCCGGCGCTGGTCGAGGACGTGATCATGGGCTGCGTGATGCAGGCCGGCGCCCAGGCCCTCAACATCGGACGCAACGCCGTGCTGGCCGCCGGCTTCCCCGAGTCGGTGCCGGCCACCAGCATCGACCGCCAGTGCGGCTCCTCGCAGCAGGCGGCCCACTTCGCGGCCCAAGCCGTGATGGCCGGGGTGCACGACGTCGTGATCGCGGCCGGGGTCGAGGTCATGAGCCTGGTGCCGATGGGGGCCTCGGTCTCCAAGAACGTGGGCTTCCCGTTCGGACCCCGCATGGAGGCCCGCTACGCCGAAGCCGGCGGCCTCGTGCCCCAGGGCATCTCGGCGGAGATCATCGCCGACCGCTGGGACCTGTCCCGCGAGGACCTCGACGCCTACGGCGCCCGGTCCCAGCAGCGGGCGGCAACGGCTCGCGACGAGGGTCGCTTCGAACGCGAGATCCTCGCGGTCGCGGCCAAGCCCCGCGACAAGGAGACGGGCGAGCTGATCCGGTCCGACGCCACGCTGACCGCCGACGAGGGCATCCGCGACACCACGACCGCCGACACCCTCGCCAACCTCAAGCCCGCCTTCAAGCCCGACGGCAAGATCACCGCCGGCAACTCCAGCCAGATCACCGACGGGGCCTCGGCGCTACTCGTGATGAGCGAGGAGAAGGCCGCGCAGCTCGGCCTCACCCCCCGTGCCCGGTTCCACAGCTTCGCCCTGGCCGGTGTCGACCCGGTGACCATGCTCACCGGGCCCATCCCCGCCACCCAGAAGATCCTCGACAAGTCCGGGCTCTCCATGGACGACATCGACCTGGTGGAGATCAACGAGGCCTTCGCCTCGGTCGTGTTGGCGTGGGAGAAGGAGCTCCACCCCGACATGGACAAGGTGAACGTCAACGGAGGGGCCATCGCCCTCGGCCACCCCCTGGGGGCCTCGGGCACCAAGCTCATGGCCACCCTGCTCAACGAGCTCGAGCGCACCGGCGGCCGCTACGGCCTGCAGACCATGTGCGAGGGCGGCGGCCTGGCCAACGCCACCATCATCGAACGCCTGGGCTGA
- a CDS encoding glycoside hydrolase family 15 protein, translating into MAPIEDYALIGDARTVALVGKDGSIDWWCAPRFDSAACFAALLGGPEHGRWRIAPTDEVVEVTRCYREDTLVLETTFTTATGRAMVIDFMPRHDLEHPSILRIVRGLEGEVAFQSDMAIRFDYGSLVPWARRHDGGIEARGGADGVVFHASVPTRGHDMTSVNTFGVDAGHEETFALAWFPSHEDPPGFPAPDEALASTEQWWRDWAGACLDVGRWSGAVRRSLITLKALTYEPTGGIVAAPTTSLPEWIGSVRNWDYRYCWLRDATFTLDALVECGYDEEALEWSEWLRRAVAGSPEKMQIMYGVAGERRLTESELDWLPGYEDSTPVRIGNGAHGQFQLDVYGEVMDMFLTTSRALDRPLPPDAWALSRMLVEHVAEVWRRPDDGIWEVRGPQRHFVHSKVMAWVAIDRWVKLCEEAERHDGLDRWRALRDEIHAEVCTEGWNDEVGAFTQYYGSSALDASLLMLALVGFLEPDDSRIVATIEAIERDLLVDGFVLRYHTDVIVEEEDLDGHDNPHGTVDGLPPGEGAFLLTTFWLVDNLVLIGRADDAERLFERLLSLRNDVGLLAEEWEPDSRRQLGNFPQAFSHIGLINSAVNLHRGMEGPAAHRSGRTPFRHPG; encoded by the coding sequence ATGGCCCCCATCGAGGACTACGCACTGATCGGTGACGCGCGCACGGTCGCCCTGGTCGGCAAGGACGGCTCCATCGACTGGTGGTGCGCACCTCGCTTCGACTCGGCGGCCTGCTTCGCGGCCCTCCTGGGCGGACCCGAGCACGGTCGCTGGCGCATCGCCCCGACCGACGAGGTGGTGGAGGTGACGCGCTGCTACCGCGAGGACACCCTGGTGCTCGAGACCACCTTCACGACGGCGACCGGCCGAGCGATGGTCATCGACTTCATGCCCCGCCACGACCTCGAGCACCCGTCGATCCTGCGGATCGTCCGTGGCCTCGAGGGTGAGGTCGCCTTCCAGAGCGACATGGCGATCCGCTTCGACTACGGATCGCTGGTGCCCTGGGCCCGGCGCCACGACGGGGGCATCGAGGCTCGCGGCGGCGCCGACGGCGTGGTCTTCCACGCATCCGTGCCGACCCGGGGCCACGACATGACCAGCGTCAACACGTTCGGCGTCGATGCCGGCCACGAGGAGACGTTCGCCCTGGCCTGGTTCCCCTCCCACGAGGACCCTCCCGGCTTCCCTGCCCCCGACGAGGCGCTGGCGTCGACCGAGCAGTGGTGGCGGGACTGGGCCGGCGCCTGCCTCGACGTCGGGCGGTGGAGCGGCGCAGTGCGCCGATCGCTCATCACCCTCAAGGCCCTCACCTACGAGCCCACGGGCGGCATCGTGGCCGCCCCCACCACCTCGCTGCCGGAGTGGATCGGGAGCGTGCGCAACTGGGACTACCGGTACTGCTGGCTGCGCGACGCCACCTTCACCCTCGATGCCCTCGTGGAGTGCGGCTACGACGAGGAGGCACTGGAGTGGAGCGAGTGGCTGCGACGGGCCGTGGCGGGCAGCCCCGAGAAGATGCAGATCATGTACGGCGTGGCCGGGGAGCGCCGCCTGACCGAATCGGAGCTCGACTGGTTGCCCGGCTATGAGGACTCGACGCCCGTGCGCATCGGCAACGGGGCCCACGGCCAGTTCCAGCTCGACGTCTACGGCGAGGTCATGGACATGTTCCTCACGACCTCGCGCGCCCTCGACCGACCGCTGCCCCCGGACGCCTGGGCGCTGTCGCGCATGCTGGTCGAGCACGTGGCCGAGGTGTGGCGCCGGCCCGACGACGGCATCTGGGAGGTGCGGGGCCCGCAGCGGCACTTCGTGCACTCCAAGGTGATGGCCTGGGTGGCCATCGACCGGTGGGTGAAGCTCTGCGAGGAGGCCGAACGCCACGACGGCCTCGACCGTTGGCGAGCCCTGCGCGACGAGATCCACGCCGAGGTGTGCACCGAGGGGTGGAACGACGAGGTGGGGGCCTTCACCCAGTACTACGGCTCCTCGGCCCTCGATGCGTCGCTGCTCATGTTGGCCCTGGTGGGGTTCCTCGAACCCGACGACAGCCGCATCGTGGCCACCATCGAGGCCATCGAGCGCGACCTCCTCGTCGACGGCTTCGTCCTGCGCTACCACACCGACGTCATCGTCGAGGAGGAGGACCTCGACGGACATGACAACCCCCACGGAACGGTCGACGGCCTGCCCCCCGGGGAGGGCGCCTTCCTCCTCACCACGTTCTGGCTGGTGGACAACCTCGTCCTCATCGGTCGCGCCGACGACGCCGAGCGCCTCTTCGAGCGGCTGCTGTCGTTGCGCAACGACGTGGGCCTGCTGGCCGAGGAGTGGGAGCCCGACAGCCGGCGCCAGCTGGGCAACTTCCCACAGGCGTTCTCGCACATCGGTCTGATCAACTCGGCCGTCAACCTGCACCGGGGGATGGAGGGACCGGCGGCCCACCGCAGTGGCCGCACACCCTTCCGCCACCCCGGATGA